One genomic segment of Fusobacterium nucleatum includes these proteins:
- a CDS encoding UDP-N-acetylmuramoyl-L-alanyl-D-glutamate--2,6-diaminopimelate ligase — protein MNIFSGIEYKVLRDVNLDRKYDGIEYDSRKIKENYIFVAFEGANVDGHNYIDSAVKNGATCIIVSKKVELKHNVSYVLIEDIRHKLGYIASNFYEWPQRKLKIIGVTGTNGKTSSTYMIEKLMGDTPITRIGTIEYKIGDEVFEAVNTTPESLDLIKIFDKTLKKKIEYVVMEVSSHSLEIGRVEVLDFDYALFTNLTQDHLDYHLTMENYFQAKRKLFLKLKDINNSVINVDDEYGKRLYDEFIVGNSEIISYGIDGGNLEGDYLDDGYIDIKYKNQIEKVKFSLLGDFNLYNTLGAIGIALKIGISMEEILKRVSTIKAAPGRFEALDCGQDYKVIVDYAHTPDALVNVIVAARNIKNGSRIITIFGCGGDRDRTKRPIMAKAAEDLSDIVILTSDNPRTESPEQIFDDVKKGFIKSDDYFFEPDREKAIKLAINIAEKNDIILITGKGHETYHIIGTKKWHFDDKEIARREIVRRKMVENVN, from the coding sequence ATGAATATTTTTTCAGGAATAGAATATAAAGTTTTAAGAGATGTAAATTTAGATAGAAAATATGATGGTATTGAATATGATTCAAGAAAAATAAAAGAAAATTATATATTTGTAGCATTTGAAGGAGCTAATGTTGATGGGCATAACTATATAGATAGTGCAGTAAAAAATGGTGCTACTTGTATAATTGTTAGTAAAAAAGTTGAGCTGAAACATAATGTCAGTTATGTTTTAATAGAAGATATAAGACATAAACTTGGATATATTGCTTCAAATTTCTATGAATGGCCTCAAAGAAAGTTAAAAATTATTGGTGTTACAGGAACAAATGGTAAGACTTCATCAACTTATATGATAGAAAAATTAATGGGGGATACTCCAATAACTCGTATAGGAACAATAGAATACAAAATAGGGGATGAAGTATTTGAAGCAGTTAATACTACTCCTGAATCTCTTGATTTAATCAAAATTTTTGATAAGACTTTAAAGAAAAAAATTGAATATGTTGTAATGGAGGTAAGTTCACATTCTCTTGAAATAGGTAGAGTTGAAGTGCTTGATTTTGATTATGCACTATTTACTAATTTAACTCAGGACCATTTAGATTATCATTTAACTATGGAAAATTATTTTCAAGCTAAAAGAAAATTATTTTTAAAATTGAAAGATATAAATAATTCTGTAATTAATGTTGATGACGAATATGGAAAAAGATTATATGATGAATTTATAGTTGGTAATTCTGAAATAATTTCTTATGGAATAGATGGTGGAAATTTAGAAGGAGATTATTTAGATGATGGCTATATAGATATAAAATATAAAAATCAAATTGAAAAAGTTAAATTTTCATTATTAGGGGATTTTAATTTATATAATACCTTAGGAGCTATTGGAATTGCTTTGAAAATTGGTATTAGTATGGAAGAAATTTTAAAAAGAGTTTCAACTATAAAAGCAGCCCCTGGAAGATTTGAAGCCTTAGATTGTGGGCAAGATTACAAAGTAATAGTAGATTATGCACATACACCTGATGCCTTGGTAAATGTAATAGTAGCAGCTAGAAATATTAAAAATGGAAGCAGAATAATAACAATCTTTGGTTGTGGTGGAGATAGAGACAGGACAAAAAGACCTATAATGGCAAAGGCAGCAGAAGACTTATCAGATATTGTAATACTTACTTCTGATAATCCAAGAACAGAATCTCCTGAACAAATATTTGATGATGTAAAAAAAGGTTTTATAAAATCAGATGATTATTTCTTTGAACCTGATAGAGAAAAAGCAATAAAGTTAGCTATTAATATAGCAGAAAAAAATGATATAATACTAATTACAGGTAAAGGACATGAAACATATCATATAATTGGGACTAAAAAATGGCATTTTGATGATAAAGAAATTGCAAGAAGAGAAATTGTTAGAAGAAAGATGGTGGAAAATGTTAATTAA
- a CDS encoding uracil-DNA glycosylase, which yields MSKINNDWKEILEEEFEKEYFVKLKETLEEEYKNYTVYPPKRDILNAFFLTPYSEVKVVLLGQDPYHQRGQAHGLAFSVNYGIKTPPSLVNMYKELQDDLGLYIPNNGFLEKWAKQGVLLLNTTLTVRDSQANSHSGIGWQTFTDNVIKSLNEREKPIIFILWGNNAKSKEKFIDTNKHYILKGVHPSPLSANKGFFGCKHFSEANRILKNLGEKEVDWQIENKEI from the coding sequence ATGTCAAAAATTAATAATGATTGGAAAGAAATTTTAGAAGAAGAATTTGAAAAAGAATATTTTGTAAAGTTAAAAGAAACTCTTGAAGAGGAATATAAAAATTATACAGTTTATCCTCCAAAAAGAGATATACTAAATGCCTTTTTTCTTACTCCTTATTCAGAGGTAAAAGTTGTACTTCTGGGGCAGGATCCATATCATCAGAGAGGACAAGCACATGGATTAGCATTTTCTGTAAATTATGGAATAAAAACCCCACCATCACTTGTAAATATGTATAAAGAATTACAAGATGATTTAGGACTATACATTCCAAATAATGGTTTTCTTGAAAAATGGGCAAAACAAGGAGTGTTACTTTTAAATACTACCTTAACAGTTAGAGATAGCCAGGCTAATTCACATTCGGGGATAGGTTGGCAAACTTTTACAGACAATGTAATAAAATCATTAAATGAAAGGGAAAAACCAATAATATTTATTTTATGGGGGAATAATGCTAAATCTAAAGAAAAATTTATAGATACTAATAAGCACTATATTTTAAAAGGAGTGCACCCTAGCCCACTTTCAGCAAATAAAGGATTCTTTGGTTGTAAACATTTTAGTGAAGCAAATAGAATTTTAAAAAATTTAGGTGAAAAAGAAGTTGACTGGCAAATAGAAAATAAGGAGATATAA
- the kdsA gene encoding 3-deoxy-8-phosphooctulonate synthase, with the protein MLINDVNKVKVGNIIFGGKKRFVLIAGPCVMESQELMDEVAGRIKETCDRLGIEYIFKASFDKANRSSIYSYRGPGLEEGMKMLARTKEKFNVPVITDVHEAWQCKEVAKVADILQIPAFLCRQTDLLIAAAETGKAVNIKKGQFLAPWDMKNIVIKMEESGNKSIMLCERGSTFGYNNMVVDMRSLLEMRKFNYPVVFDVTHSVQKPGGLGTATSGDREYVYPLLRAGLAIGVDAIFAEVHPNPAEAKSDGPNMLYLKDLEEILKTAIEIDKIVKGI; encoded by the coding sequence ATGTTAATTAATGATGTAAATAAAGTAAAGGTTGGAAATATTATATTTGGTGGAAAGAAAAGATTTGTTCTAATTGCTGGACCTTGTGTTATGGAATCTCAAGAACTAATGGATGAGGTCGCAGGAAGAATAAAAGAAACTTGTGATAGATTAGGAATTGAATATATCTTTAAGGCTTCTTTTGATAAAGCTAATCGTTCTTCTATATATTCATATAGAGGACCAGGATTAGAAGAAGGAATGAAAATGCTTGCTAGAACAAAAGAAAAATTTAATGTTCCTGTTATCACAGATGTACATGAAGCTTGGCAATGTAAAGAAGTTGCAAAAGTAGCAGATATTTTACAGATACCAGCATTTTTATGTAGACAAACAGATTTATTAATAGCTGCTGCTGAAACAGGTAAAGCAGTAAATATTAAAAAAGGACAATTTTTAGCACCTTGGGATATGAAAAATATAGTTATTAAAATGGAAGAATCTGGAAATAAAAGTATAATGCTATGTGAAAGAGGAAGTACATTTGGTTATAATAATATGGTAGTAGATATGAGAAGTTTACTTGAGATGAGAAAGTTTAATTATCCAGTTGTTTTTGATGTAACACATTCAGTTCAAAAACCTGGTGGACTTGGAACTGCTACATCAGGAGATAGAGAATATGTATATCCACTTTTAAGAGCAGGCCTAGCTATTGGTGTTGATGCAATATTTGCAGAAGTTCATCCAAACCCAGCAGAAGCAAAATCTGATGGACCAAATATGTTGTATTTAAAAGATTTAGAAGAAATTTTAAAAACTGCAATAGAGATTGATAAAATTGTTAAAGGTATATAA